One segment of Paenibacillus rhizovicinus DNA contains the following:
- the rimP gene encoding ribosome maturation factor RimP: MSTPKIKTAVEEMVKPFLDENGFELVDVEYIKEGSNWFLRVYVDKEGNIDIDECGRISEYLSEKLDENDPISDAYFLEVSSPGAERPLKKPDDVTKAVGKHVFVTTYEPIGALKEFEGTLISFDGEEIVVEIGKKRHTIPYAKVASARLAILF, from the coding sequence TTGAGCACACCTAAAATCAAAACCGCCGTGGAGGAAATGGTCAAACCGTTTCTCGACGAAAATGGATTTGAACTTGTGGACGTTGAGTACATCAAAGAAGGAAGCAACTGGTTTCTTCGGGTCTACGTTGACAAAGAAGGAAATATCGACATCGACGAATGCGGCCGAATCAGTGAATATTTGAGCGAGAAACTCGATGAGAACGATCCGATTTCCGATGCTTACTTCCTGGAAGTATCCTCGCCGGGTGCGGAACGTCCGCTGAAAAAGCCCGATGATGTCACCAAAGCGGTCGGCAAGCATGTTTTCGTAACGACTTACGAGCCGATTGGCGCCTTGAAAGAATTCGAAGGCACATTGATTTCGTTCGACGGCGAAGAAATCGTCGTTGAGATCGGCAAGAAGCGGCATACGATTCCGTATGCAAAAGTAGCAAGCGCCCGTTTGGCCATTCTTTTCTAA
- a CDS encoding PolC-type DNA polymerase III encodes MNQTGDKRQRFELLMKQADLPQQLTDEHFGDGYIDKVIVSRSNREWTFCISKTSLVPLPAFGVFCRAIQGKFAHIAKISFQFQFGEDISREELVSEYWPAFIEWLQQSNASINGWISKAKMETDGELITLHMMDEMGLEMAKKKRIDEMAVDFYKNQFSVACRVKMKVAESKHDIYEAFEQKRAQEERDVIEQMMTASIPEEPTVEEGDVRLVVGYDIRDQAVPIMNVIEEEKKITVQGAVFGLDEKELRNGSTLFTFNVTDFTDSIAMKMFAKTKDDVKVLKQLANGKWIKARGRVEYDRFMMEPELVMMPSDLHEVMSPREPKDDAEEKRVEFHLHTTMSTMDAVTSADAYIKQAAKWGHKAIAITDHGNVQCYPEAAKAAKKNGIQVLYGLEANVVNDAIPMVMNSREQSLATGVYVVFDIETTGLSVVNNKIIELAGVKMLEGKEIDRFSTFINPHENIPYNIQQLTNITNEMVVDAPELGPQIKAFVEFIGDAVLVAHNARFDMGFIQAACKLHGLPEVKNPVLDTLELARFLHPTMKNHRLGTLADKFKVSLENAHRAIDDSIALGGVLFVLINDAAARNITGLHMLNDYVGLDLSNMRPFHCCIYALNAVGKKNLFKLISISHTQHFKRVATIPKSKLSDLREGLLIISGCEKGEFFEAVMNKSLEEAEETARYYDVLEIQPVTFYMHLVEKGFVASRAEIEQALRRVCEIGDKLGKPVIATGNVHYLLERDKMFRDITIHGITGFSPLKDITKPDAHFRTTKEMLAEFEFLGEARAYEVVVKNTNELVDRFEKFDLFPTKLFVPIMEGADEEMRNTCYETAKRLYGEPIPEVVVQRLEKELIPITKAGFAANYLISEKLVKKSNADGYLVGSRGSVGSSVVATFLGISEVNPLPAHYTCLNEACKYSEWFLDGSYPSGFDLPDKVCPNCGQPLKGEGQDIPFETFLGFKGDKVPDIDLNFSGEYQATAHNFTKIMFGEKAVFRAGTIGTVAEKTAYGFAKKYEEDKGKKWRGAELSRLASGCTGVKRSTGQHPGGIVVVPDYIDVEDVTPVQYPADDQNAEWQTTHFDYHAFEENLLKLDILGHDDPTMMRMLQDLTGVDPTTIPMNDPKVMSMFSSTEALGVTQEQIRSSVATYGVPEMGTKFVRQMLEETKPATFADLLQISGLSHGTGVWLGNAQELIKNRTCTIKTVIGCRDDIMLFLIYKAGMDAGLAFKITESVRKGRGLTPEWIDEMKRCKVPQWYIDSCLKIEYMFPKAHAAAYVISAVRTAYFKLYYPIHYYATYFSIRAEDFDLELLCQGYDAILKKLIEIEQKGFNATPKEKNSVSLLEMSLEMTARGFSYKPVDLYRSEATRFIVDGTSIIPPFGAISGIGENAARNIAAARDFGEFLSIEDFQQKSKATKTIVEVLTGMGCFRGLPESNQLSLF; translated from the coding sequence ATGAACCAAACCGGGGATAAGCGGCAGCGGTTCGAACTGCTGATGAAGCAGGCGGACCTGCCGCAGCAATTAACGGATGAGCATTTTGGCGATGGATATATAGACAAAGTGATCGTAAGCCGGAGTAACCGGGAATGGACGTTTTGCATTAGCAAAACGTCTTTGGTTCCTTTACCGGCTTTTGGTGTTTTTTGCAGGGCGATTCAAGGCAAGTTTGCGCATATTGCGAAGATATCGTTCCAATTTCAATTTGGCGAGGACATCTCCAGAGAAGAATTGGTGAGCGAATATTGGCCGGCTTTCATTGAGTGGCTGCAGCAAAGCAATGCGTCCATTAACGGTTGGATCAGCAAAGCGAAGATGGAAACGGACGGGGAACTCATTACGCTCCATATGATGGACGAAATGGGGCTTGAGATGGCGAAGAAAAAACGGATCGACGAGATGGCGGTCGATTTCTACAAGAATCAGTTTTCCGTCGCATGCCGCGTCAAGATGAAAGTGGCGGAATCCAAACACGACATCTACGAAGCATTCGAGCAGAAGCGGGCCCAGGAAGAGCGCGACGTGATCGAGCAAATGATGACCGCCTCGATTCCGGAAGAGCCGACTGTCGAAGAAGGCGATGTGCGCCTGGTTGTCGGCTATGATATTCGCGACCAAGCCGTTCCGATTATGAACGTCATCGAAGAAGAGAAGAAGATAACCGTGCAAGGCGCCGTGTTCGGACTAGACGAGAAGGAGCTGCGCAACGGCAGCACGCTCTTCACTTTCAACGTGACGGATTTCACCGATTCCATCGCGATGAAGATGTTCGCCAAGACGAAGGACGACGTCAAAGTCCTGAAACAGCTGGCCAACGGCAAATGGATCAAAGCGCGCGGACGCGTGGAATACGACCGTTTCATGATGGAGCCGGAGCTCGTTATGATGCCGTCCGACCTGCATGAAGTGATGTCGCCGCGGGAACCGAAGGATGATGCGGAAGAGAAACGCGTCGAATTCCACCTGCACACGACGATGAGTACGATGGATGCGGTCACTTCGGCCGATGCGTATATCAAACAGGCTGCCAAATGGGGACATAAAGCGATTGCGATTACGGATCACGGCAATGTTCAGTGCTATCCGGAAGCTGCGAAGGCCGCAAAGAAGAACGGTATCCAAGTGCTGTACGGATTGGAAGCGAACGTGGTCAACGATGCCATTCCGATGGTCATGAATTCACGAGAACAATCGCTCGCGACCGGCGTATACGTCGTATTCGATATCGAGACCACCGGTTTGTCGGTCGTGAACAACAAGATCATCGAGCTTGCGGGCGTCAAGATGCTGGAAGGCAAGGAAATCGACCGCTTCTCGACGTTTATTAACCCGCATGAGAACATACCGTACAACATTCAGCAGCTCACGAACATTACGAACGAAATGGTCGTCGATGCGCCTGAACTTGGACCGCAAATCAAAGCGTTCGTTGAATTTATCGGCGACGCGGTTCTAGTCGCGCATAACGCGCGATTCGATATGGGCTTTATTCAAGCCGCGTGCAAGCTGCATGGATTGCCCGAAGTCAAGAATCCGGTATTGGATACGCTGGAACTGGCAAGGTTCCTGCATCCGACGATGAAGAATCACAGACTGGGGACATTGGCGGATAAATTCAAGGTTAGCCTCGAGAACGCTCACCGAGCCATTGACGATTCGATCGCCCTTGGCGGCGTACTGTTTGTGCTGATCAATGACGCAGCGGCTCGCAATATTACCGGCCTTCATATGCTTAATGATTACGTTGGGCTCGACCTGTCCAATATGCGTCCGTTCCATTGCTGTATCTATGCGCTTAACGCGGTAGGCAAGAAGAACTTATTTAAATTAATTTCCATTTCGCATACCCAGCATTTTAAACGCGTTGCCACGATTCCGAAGAGCAAGCTGTCGGACCTACGCGAAGGTTTGCTGATAATCTCGGGCTGCGAGAAGGGTGAATTCTTCGAAGCGGTTATGAACAAATCGTTGGAAGAGGCCGAGGAAACGGCGCGTTATTACGATGTGCTGGAGATTCAGCCAGTTACGTTCTACATGCATTTGGTGGAGAAAGGTTTCGTCGCCAGCCGGGCCGAAATCGAACAGGCACTGCGCCGTGTTTGTGAAATCGGCGATAAATTGGGCAAGCCGGTTATTGCGACTGGCAATGTGCATTACTTACTGGAGCGGGACAAGATGTTCCGTGACATTACGATTCACGGCATTACGGGCTTCAGTCCGCTCAAAGACATTACGAAGCCGGACGCTCATTTCCGAACGACGAAAGAAATGCTGGCCGAGTTCGAATTTCTGGGCGAAGCTCGCGCTTACGAAGTCGTCGTGAAGAACACGAACGAGCTGGTCGACCGATTCGAGAAATTCGATCTGTTCCCGACGAAGCTGTTCGTTCCGATCATGGAAGGCGCCGACGAAGAGATGCGCAACACCTGTTATGAAACAGCCAAGCGCCTATACGGCGAACCGATACCGGAAGTCGTCGTGCAGCGGCTGGAGAAGGAGCTCATTCCGATTACGAAAGCGGGCTTCGCGGCCAACTATTTGATCTCGGAGAAGCTCGTGAAGAAGTCGAACGCGGATGGCTATCTCGTCGGTTCCCGGGGTTCGGTAGGTTCATCTGTCGTGGCGACGTTCCTCGGCATCTCCGAGGTTAATCCATTGCCTGCGCATTACACGTGCTTGAACGAAGCTTGCAAATACAGCGAATGGTTCCTGGACGGCAGTTATCCGAGCGGATTCGACTTGCCGGACAAGGTCTGCCCGAACTGCGGCCAACCGCTGAAGGGCGAAGGACAGGATATTCCGTTCGAGACGTTCCTCGGCTTCAAAGGCGATAAAGTTCCCGATATCGACTTGAACTTCTCGGGCGAATACCAAGCGACGGCGCATAATTTCACGAAGATCATGTTCGGCGAGAAGGCGGTATTCCGGGCGGGCACGATCGGAACCGTCGCGGAGAAGACGGCATACGGATTTGCGAAGAAATACGAGGAAGACAAAGGCAAGAAATGGCGCGGAGCGGAATTGTCCCGGCTTGCGAGCGGCTGTACGGGCGTCAAGCGGAGCACGGGCCAGCATCCCGGCGGTATCGTCGTCGTGCCTGATTATATCGACGTAGAAGACGTTACGCCCGTACAATATCCGGCCGATGACCAGAATGCCGAATGGCAGACGACGCATTTTGACTATCATGCCTTCGAGGAAAACCTGCTGAAGCTCGATATTCTCGGACACGATGATCCGACCATGATGCGGATGCTGCAGGACTTGACCGGCGTCGACCCGACGACGATCCCGATGAACGACCCCAAGGTTATGAGCATGTTCAGCTCGACTGAAGCGCTCGGCGTAACACAGGAGCAGATTCGTTCCTCGGTTGCCACGTACGGCGTGCCGGAAATGGGAACGAAATTCGTCCGCCAGATGTTAGAGGAGACGAAGCCGGCGACTTTTGCGGATTTACTGCAAATCTCGGGGTTGTCCCACGGAACGGGCGTATGGCTGGGCAATGCGCAAGAATTGATCAAGAATCGGACCTGCACCATCAAGACGGTAATCGGCTGTCGTGACGATATCATGCTCTTCTTGATTTATAAAGCGGGCATGGATGCGGGACTCGCGTTTAAAATCACAGAAAGCGTTCGTAAGGGACGCGGTCTGACGCCGGAATGGATCGATGAGATGAAGCGGTGCAAAGTGCCGCAGTGGTACATTGATTCCTGCCTCAAAATCGAGTACATGTTCCCGAAAGCCCATGCCGCGGCTTATGTTATTTCGGCTGTTCGGACGGCCTATTTCAAATTGTATTATCCGATTCATTATTATGCGACCTACTTCTCGATCCGCGCAGAAGACTTCGACCTGGAGCTGTTGTGCCAGGGTTACGATGCGATTCTGAAGAAGCTGATCGAAATCGAGCAAAAAGGATTCAACGCCACGCCGAAAGAGAAGAACAGCGTCTCGCTGCTCGAGATGTCGCTTGAAATGACCGCTCGCGGCTTTTCCTACAAGCCGGTCGATCTGTATCGTTCCGAAGCGACGCGCTTCATCGTCGATGGAACGTCCATTATCCCGCCTTTCGGTGCGATCAGCGGTATCGGCGAGAACGCCGCACGCAACATCGCCGCCGCGCGCGACTTTGGCGAGTTCCTGTCCATCGAGGACTTCCAGCAGAAGTCGAAAGCAACGAAGACGATCGTCGAAGTGTTGACGGGCATGGGTTGTTTCCGCGGATTGCCGGAATCGAACCAGTTGTCTTTGTTCTAG
- the proS gene encoding proline--tRNA ligase produces the protein MSKEKQFVTEITPQSEDFSRWYIDVIKKAELMDYSPVRGCIVFRPEGFEIWEHMRDELDRRFKETGHRNAYFPMFIPESFFMKEKEHVEGFNPELPWVTEAGGEKLEERLAIRPTSETIIGHMYSKWIQSYRDLPVLINQWANVVRWEKRTLPFLRTTEFLWQEGHTAHELESEAREETSQMLDIYRDFCENYLAIPVIMGQKTPSERFAGAVDTYSIEAMMKDGRAVQAGTSHYLGTKFAVAFDIKYLDRENTQQFVHTTSWGVSTRLMGAMIMVHGDDRGLVLPPKVAPTQVIMIPIGPPKTREQVVGRVDELYAELKKAGIRVKVDDRTDMSPGWKFNEYEMRGVPIRLELGPRDMENGQVVLVSRISGEKRIVQQSSLKEEIERMLADIHHDMLERAKQFRTDHSYSVETLDEMKALFEEQRGFALAGWCGSEACERQVKEETGATSRNIPFEPAEHKKTCLVCGEKAEHSVVFARAY, from the coding sequence ATGTCGAAAGAAAAACAATTCGTAACGGAGATCACGCCGCAGAGCGAGGACTTCTCCCGTTGGTATATCGATGTCATTAAGAAAGCGGAGCTGATGGATTATTCGCCGGTCCGCGGATGCATCGTGTTCCGTCCGGAAGGTTTCGAAATTTGGGAGCATATGCGCGATGAACTAGATCGTCGTTTCAAAGAAACCGGCCATCGCAACGCTTATTTCCCGATGTTCATTCCGGAAAGCTTCTTCATGAAAGAGAAGGAGCATGTCGAAGGCTTCAATCCAGAGCTGCCGTGGGTAACGGAAGCGGGCGGCGAGAAGCTGGAAGAGCGTCTTGCCATTCGTCCGACGTCGGAAACGATCATCGGCCATATGTATTCCAAATGGATTCAATCGTATCGCGATCTGCCTGTTCTGATCAATCAATGGGCGAACGTCGTCCGTTGGGAGAAGCGGACGCTGCCGTTCTTGCGCACGACGGAGTTTCTGTGGCAAGAAGGACATACTGCGCATGAACTGGAATCCGAAGCGCGTGAAGAGACAAGCCAGATGCTGGATATCTACCGCGATTTCTGCGAGAACTATTTGGCGATTCCGGTTATCATGGGTCAAAAGACGCCTTCCGAGCGTTTTGCGGGCGCAGTGGATACGTACTCCATTGAAGCGATGATGAAGGACGGCCGTGCCGTTCAAGCGGGTACGTCCCATTACCTCGGCACGAAATTCGCCGTTGCGTTCGATATTAAATATTTGGACCGCGAAAATACGCAGCAATTCGTGCACACCACTTCATGGGGCGTTTCGACTCGACTGATGGGTGCCATGATCATGGTGCACGGCGACGACCGCGGCTTGGTACTGCCGCCGAAGGTTGCGCCAACGCAGGTCATTATGATTCCGATCGGACCGCCTAAGACGCGCGAGCAAGTCGTAGGCCGCGTGGACGAGCTGTACGCCGAACTGAAGAAAGCCGGTATTCGCGTGAAGGTCGATGATCGCACCGATATGAGCCCTGGCTGGAAATTCAACGAGTATGAAATGCGGGGCGTTCCTATTCGCCTTGAACTTGGACCGCGTGATATGGAGAACGGACAAGTTGTTCTCGTTTCGCGGATTTCAGGCGAGAAGCGAATCGTGCAGCAGAGCAGCTTGAAGGAAGAAATTGAACGTATGCTCGCAGACATTCATCATGATATGCTGGAGCGTGCGAAGCAATTCCGTACGGACCATTCGTATTCGGTCGAAACGCTGGATGAGATGAAAGCCTTGTTCGAAGAACAGCGGGGCTTTGCATTGGCGGGCTGGTGCGGATCAGAGGCTTGCGAGCGTCAAGTGAAAGAGGAAACGGGTGCTACGAGCCGGAACATTCCGTTCGAGCCTGCCGAGCACAAGAAGACTTGCTTGGTGTGCGGAGAGAAGGCGGAGCATTCCGTCGTATTCGCTCGGGCGTATTGA
- the rseP gene encoding RIP metalloprotease RseP, giving the protein MHTIQIVFMVVMVFFVIVTIHEWGHFYFAKRAGILVREFAIGFGPKLFSIKRGETRYTLRLVPAGGFVRMAGEDPELVEVQPGQTIAVRVKDGKVTRIYLDRLDDRSNVVRGEVETIDIENNLKVALNTDGLIESFDIHPQALMIAKGKETQIAPLDRQFGSKTVGQRALAIVAGPIMNFVLAFVLFFAYIQMAGVPMENPDRLLIGDVVDGMPASKADIKIGDVIYAVNGVKIGTDSEKMIDLISKSVNKPLTFTVVRDGKEITSKITPKPDDQGVGKLGISAALPSRPAKIGETFKYAGNAMKNMTIMIFEGFKNLVTLHVKLDDLGGPVRTAQVTSQIAEQGFTQLTSWVAILSLYLGIFNLLPVPALDGSRLLFLGLEAVRGRPVDPNRESMVHFIGFAMLMLLMLAVTYNDILRLVRGEN; this is encoded by the coding sequence ATGCACACGATTCAAATCGTTTTTATGGTGGTAATGGTCTTCTTCGTCATCGTGACCATACATGAATGGGGTCACTTTTACTTTGCGAAGCGTGCCGGGATTTTGGTTAGAGAGTTTGCCATCGGGTTTGGCCCGAAACTGTTTTCCATTAAACGCGGCGAGACGCGGTATACCCTTCGGCTCGTACCCGCGGGCGGATTCGTCCGCATGGCCGGCGAAGATCCGGAATTGGTCGAAGTTCAACCGGGTCAGACGATTGCCGTTCGTGTAAAAGACGGTAAAGTGACCCGTATTTACTTGGACCGGCTGGACGATCGGAGCAATGTTGTCCGCGGCGAAGTGGAAACGATCGATATCGAGAATAACCTGAAGGTTGCTCTGAATACGGATGGTTTGATCGAATCCTTCGATATTCATCCGCAGGCGCTGATGATCGCGAAAGGGAAAGAGACGCAGATCGCTCCGCTTGACCGCCAGTTCGGCAGCAAGACCGTCGGGCAGCGCGCGCTTGCGATCGTAGCAGGGCCGATCATGAACTTCGTGCTCGCCTTCGTGTTATTCTTCGCATATATCCAGATGGCCGGCGTGCCGATGGAGAACCCGGACCGTCTGCTTATCGGCGATGTCGTTGACGGCATGCCGGCTTCGAAGGCCGATATTAAAATCGGCGATGTCATCTATGCGGTCAACGGCGTGAAGATCGGCACGGATTCCGAGAAAATGATCGACTTGATCAGCAAATCGGTTAACAAGCCGCTTACGTTCACCGTCGTGCGCGACGGCAAGGAAATCACGTCTAAAATCACGCCGAAACCGGATGATCAAGGCGTAGGAAAGCTCGGTATCTCAGCTGCGTTGCCATCACGTCCAGCGAAAATCGGCGAAACGTTCAAGTACGCAGGAAATGCGATGAAGAACATGACGATCATGATTTTCGAAGGCTTTAAGAACTTGGTCACGTTGCACGTGAAGCTTGATGATCTCGGAGGTCCGGTCAGGACGGCCCAAGTCACGAGTCAAATCGCGGAACAAGGATTTACGCAGCTGACTTCATGGGTTGCCATACTAAGCTTGTATTTGGGGATTTTCAACCTGCTGCCGGTTCCTGCGCTCGATGGAAGCCGTTTGCTCTTCCTTGGCCTGGAGGCGGTCCGCGGACGTCCGGTCGATCCGAACCGCGAAAGCATGGTGCATTTTATCGGCTTTGCGATGCTGATGCTGCTGATGCTGGCCGTGACGTATAATGATATTTTGCGCTTGGTAAGAGGGGAGAACTAG
- a CDS encoding 1-deoxy-D-xylulose-5-phosphate reductoisomerase translates to MKKISILGSTGSIGTQTLDIVSREPERYAVEGLAAGSNLDLLIQQAKAFKPKTVCLASKTLADEAKQLLPAGIKVVYGDEGLVEVAAGTEADTVVTAIVGSRGLPATLAAIDAGKDIALANKETLVTAGHLVMKRAVDRGVSILPVDSEHSAIFQCLNGERRVDVKQITLTASGGSFRDRKREELQGVTVAEALNHPNWSMGAKVTIDSATMANKGLEVIEAHWLFGLPYDQIKVLIHPESIIHSYVEFVDHSIVAQLGLPDMRVPIQYALTYPERRVTPTGSLDLAKQSALHFREMDFDRYPCLRYAYESGRAGKSTPTVFNAANETAVARFLAGEISFLEIETIIATVLERHEIVEVPDVTAIAEVDAWARRTAAGI, encoded by the coding sequence TTGAAGAAGATATCAATTCTTGGCTCCACGGGTTCAATTGGTACACAAACGCTGGATATTGTGAGCCGCGAACCGGAACGTTATGCTGTTGAAGGCTTAGCCGCCGGCAGCAACCTGGACTTGCTGATCCAGCAAGCCAAAGCATTCAAACCGAAGACGGTATGCTTGGCTTCCAAGACCCTTGCAGATGAAGCGAAGCAGCTCCTGCCGGCCGGAATCAAAGTGGTTTACGGAGATGAAGGTCTCGTTGAGGTCGCCGCTGGTACGGAAGCCGATACGGTCGTTACGGCTATCGTAGGAAGCAGAGGGCTGCCTGCGACGCTTGCAGCCATCGATGCAGGCAAAGACATCGCGCTGGCCAACAAGGAAACGCTCGTCACGGCCGGACATTTGGTAATGAAAAGGGCAGTTGACCGCGGTGTTTCGATTTTGCCGGTGGATAGCGAGCATTCCGCGATTTTCCAATGCCTGAACGGCGAAAGACGCGTCGATGTGAAACAGATTACGTTGACCGCTTCCGGCGGTTCGTTCCGCGATCGCAAGCGTGAAGAACTGCAGGGTGTAACGGTTGCAGAAGCGCTCAATCACCCGAATTGGTCGATGGGAGCGAAGGTGACCATAGATTCCGCCACCATGGCTAACAAAGGGTTGGAAGTTATAGAAGCGCATTGGCTGTTCGGGTTGCCTTACGACCAAATCAAGGTGCTTATTCACCCGGAGAGCATTATTCATTCGTATGTAGAGTTCGTGGACCATAGCATCGTCGCGCAGCTTGGCTTGCCGGATATGCGGGTTCCGATTCAATATGCGCTTACCTATCCCGAGCGGCGGGTAACGCCGACGGGTTCCTTGGATTTGGCGAAGCAGTCCGCCCTGCATTTCAGGGAGATGGATTTTGATCGTTATCCGTGTCTGCGGTATGCTTATGAAAGCGGAAGAGCTGGAAAATCCACTCCGACAGTATTCAATGCGGCGAACGAAACGGCAGTGGCTCGTTTTCTGGCGGGCGAAATTTCGTTCCTCGAGATCGAAACCATCATTGCGACCGTTCTGGAACGGCATGAAATCGTCGAGGTTCCCGATGTCACTGCAATCGCGGAAGTGGATGCTTGGGCACGCAGAACGGCTGCCGGCATCTAA
- a CDS encoding phosphatidate cytidylyltransferase produces MKQRIISGVIAGAAFVVLTVLGGWYFFALLLFLTIVGMKEYVRMNGVTMKHPLAWIAMAGMLLLFLPWNDLGMNQPSALHMLWILMFILLSVTVITKNEVTLDGAALMLLGALYVGYGFHAMYEIRNGDSHGLLTTIMAFFAIWASDVGAYFTGKAIGKNKLWPSISPNKTIEGSLGGVVLSLIIALLFAFIYPDVISIGRAIMIGLVAAIAGQFGDLIQSAYKRVRGIKDSGSIMPGHGGVLDRCDSWLVVFPLLIMMDLLPL; encoded by the coding sequence GTGAAACAACGCATTATTTCAGGCGTCATTGCAGGTGCCGCCTTTGTGGTTTTGACCGTGCTTGGCGGATGGTATTTCTTTGCACTACTTCTCTTCTTGACGATCGTCGGCATGAAGGAATACGTTCGTATGAACGGCGTCACCATGAAGCATCCGTTAGCTTGGATCGCCATGGCGGGGATGCTGTTATTATTTCTGCCTTGGAACGACCTTGGCATGAATCAACCGTCTGCCTTACATATGTTATGGATACTGATGTTTATTTTGCTCAGCGTGACCGTCATAACGAAGAACGAAGTGACGCTCGACGGCGCGGCGTTGATGCTGCTGGGCGCGCTATACGTCGGTTATGGCTTTCACGCCATGTATGAAATTCGAAACGGCGATTCCCATGGCTTGTTGACGACGATTATGGCATTCTTCGCGATTTGGGCTTCCGATGTGGGGGCTTACTTTACGGGGAAAGCGATCGGCAAAAACAAGCTTTGGCCATCGATCAGTCCGAATAAGACGATTGAGGGCTCATTGGGCGGCGTCGTCCTGTCGCTCATCATCGCGCTCTTATTTGCTTTCATATATCCGGATGTAATCAGCATCGGACGCGCGATCATGATCGGGCTTGTCGCGGCCATTGCCGGGCAGTTTGGCGATTTGATTCAATCCGCCTATAAACGCGTTCGGGGCATCAAAGACTCGGGATCGATTATGCCCGGACATGGCGGGGTGCTTGACCGCTGCGACAGCTGGCTGGTTGTGTTTCCGCTGCTCATTATGATGGATTTGCTGCCGCTGTAA
- a CDS encoding isoprenyl transferase, which produces MLQRLKALFGKASAKPLPMLGTDNIPQHIAIIMDGNGRWAKSRGLPRMAGHHSGMKAVKRITMAANSLGVKYLTLYAFSTENWKRPKAEVEFLMKLPQEFLTMEIKDLMEKNVQIRMMGNKEGLPEHTLRAVEDAVARTAGNTGLVLTFALNYGSRKEMIEAIRCIGQDVKDGKLSPDEIDVSHLESHLLSAGIPDPDLLIRTSGELRLSNFMLWQLAYSEMWFTDVYWPEFSDEHFYEAVREYQRRARRYGGL; this is translated from the coding sequence ATGTTACAGCGATTGAAAGCCTTGTTTGGCAAAGCGTCCGCAAAACCGTTGCCGATGCTTGGAACTGATAACATACCGCAGCATATAGCAATCATTATGGACGGTAACGGCAGGTGGGCAAAGAGCCGCGGTTTGCCTCGAATGGCCGGTCATCATTCCGGAATGAAGGCGGTCAAGCGGATTACGATGGCAGCAAACAGCCTTGGCGTTAAGTATTTAACGCTTTACGCGTTTTCGACGGAAAATTGGAAGCGTCCGAAAGCGGAAGTCGAATTCTTGATGAAGCTGCCGCAAGAGTTTCTTACGATGGAAATCAAAGATTTGATGGAGAAGAATGTTCAAATCCGGATGATGGGCAACAAGGAAGGCTTGCCTGAGCATACCCTCAGAGCCGTCGAGGATGCAGTCGCGCGCACGGCCGGCAACACGGGTCTCGTTCTCACGTTCGCGCTGAACTACGGCAGCCGTAAAGAAATGATTGAAGCAATCAGATGCATCGGTCAGGACGTGAAGGACGGAAAGCTGTCTCCGGATGAGATTGACGTTTCCCATCTGGAGAGCCATCTTCTGTCCGCGGGTATCCCCGATCCGGATTTGCTCATTCGTACGAGCGGCGAGCTTCGGCTTAGCAATTTCATGCTCTGGCAGCTGGCCTACAGCGAAATGTGGTTCACGGATGTTTATTGGCCGGAGTTTTCAGATGAGCACTTTTATGAGGCAGTCCGGGAGTACCAGCGGCGAGCTCGCCGATATGGCGGACTGTAA
- the frr gene encoding ribosome recycling factor — translation MPQAIKKNAEERMDKAIAALKRDLSTLRAGRATPALLDRIQVEYYGALTPVNQLANVNTPDSRTLLIQPWDKSSLGAIEKAILKSDLGMTPSNDGVTIRLGIPMLTEERRSELVKLTKKFGEEAKVAIRNIRRDANDDIKKLEKTDISEDESRRHQDDIQKSTDKFIAEVEKVLSAKEKDIMEV, via the coding sequence GTGCCACAAGCTATTAAGAAGAATGCCGAAGAACGGATGGACAAAGCCATTGCCGCACTGAAACGCGATTTATCGACGCTTCGCGCAGGCCGCGCCACTCCGGCGCTGCTGGACCGTATTCAAGTTGAATATTACGGAGCATTGACGCCAGTCAACCAATTGGCGAACGTGAATACGCCGGATTCGCGCACGCTTCTGATTCAGCCTTGGGATAAATCCTCGCTCGGCGCGATCGAGAAAGCGATTCTGAAATCCGATCTAGGCATGACGCCCTCCAACGACGGCGTAACGATTCGTCTTGGCATTCCGATGCTGACGGAAGAACGTCGTTCCGAACTCGTCAAGCTGACGAAAAAGTTCGGTGAAGAAGCGAAAGTTGCCATCCGCAACATCCGCCGCGATGCAAACGACGATATTAAAAAGCTTGAGAAAACGGATATCTCCGAGGACGAATCTCGTCGCCATCAAGATGATATTCAGAAGTCGACGGATAAATTCATCGCTGAAGTTGAGAAAGTGCTCTCCGCTAAAGAGAAGGACATCATGGAAGTTTAA